A single genomic interval of Rhodopseudomonas palustris harbors:
- a CDS encoding acyltransferase family protein, producing the protein MTGSVDIDVNRRRIDAIQLLRAFAATAVVFTHATTRIGYLFPEGKAGSHLFDGISGQVRVGDAGVDLFFVISGFVMLYVHRNDFGQSGAVTGFFKKRITRIVPLYWLLTTVAVSVTVLSPGLFTTHYAAADLAWIAGSYLFLPIPAPGRELSPVIGVGWTLNYEMFFYLVFGLLLTLPRAAALPFLLASFTVLVGLGVALAPAAPWAKFATSWLLLEFLLGIGIAYWKLSGGQLSVKAARVLAALSLVALLATVYWTPDEQGAGRFAFWGIPAAGIVVAATNLDVGQGRPRRLAAVLGDASYSIYLFQVFALPMWGIVMSHLGFGMLPFDLNVVILTILVVASGVAGWALVERPLSRAIKPLLAGSPQRDHPVGELRS; encoded by the coding sequence TTGACGGGCTCTGTTGATATAGATGTCAACAGAAGGCGGATCGATGCGATCCAATTGCTTCGTGCGTTCGCGGCCACCGCCGTGGTGTTTACTCATGCGACGACGCGGATCGGCTATTTGTTCCCTGAGGGAAAGGCGGGCTCGCACCTGTTTGACGGCATCTCCGGCCAGGTCAGAGTTGGCGATGCTGGTGTGGACCTGTTCTTCGTGATCTCCGGCTTCGTGATGCTGTATGTGCATCGGAACGATTTCGGCCAGTCGGGAGCGGTGACTGGATTTTTCAAGAAGCGGATCACGAGAATCGTGCCGCTGTATTGGTTGCTGACCACGGTCGCAGTGTCGGTCACGGTGCTGTCACCGGGGTTATTCACAACGCATTACGCGGCAGCCGACCTGGCGTGGATCGCCGGCTCGTATCTGTTCCTCCCCATTCCCGCTCCCGGACGGGAGCTGTCGCCTGTCATCGGGGTGGGGTGGACGCTGAATTACGAGATGTTCTTCTATCTGGTCTTTGGGCTGCTTCTGACGTTGCCGCGCGCGGCGGCGCTACCATTTTTGCTCGCGTCGTTTACCGTACTGGTCGGCCTGGGAGTTGCCTTGGCGCCGGCCGCGCCCTGGGCGAAATTCGCGACGAGTTGGCTGCTGCTGGAGTTTCTGCTCGGCATCGGAATCGCCTATTGGAAGCTGTCGGGGGGGCAACTGTCAGTCAAGGCCGCGCGCGTCCTGGCGGCCTTGTCACTGGTTGCTTTGTTGGCGACCGTATATTGGACGCCGGACGAGCAGGGTGCTGGTCGGTTTGCATTCTGGGGTATCCCGGCTGCGGGGATCGTCGTTGCGGCGACGAACCTCGACGTGGGGCAGGGGCGACCGCGTCGGCTGGCCGCGGTGCTGGGCGATGCATCCTATTCGATCTATCTGTTTCAAGTGTTCGCGCTGCCGATGTGGGGCATCGTGATGTCCCACCTTGGTTTCGGAATGTTGCCGTTCGACCTCAATGTCGTGATCTTGACCATTCTGGTCGTTGCGAGCGGCGTCGCCGGTTGGGCACTTGTGGAGCGGCCTCTGAGCCGAGCGATCAAGCCGCTGTTGGCTGGGTCGCCACAGAGGGATCATCCGGTCGGGGAATTGCGGTCGTGA
- a CDS encoding DegT/DnrJ/EryC1/StrS family aminotransferase produces the protein MPRVGFSEWLALTKVVARGQLLRYRGGEQGYTTQFEQNLEKQIGVKHALTVNSGTSALISALAAAGIGPGDEVLVPAYTWVATAIAPLMVGAVPIVVDVNESLTIDPEDIKRKITPYTKAIMPVHMLNLVCDMDSIVAIAREHRLKIIEDACQAVGLTYKGRRVGTIGDAGAYSFNQFKNLNSGEGGAVLTNDDRLFTRARMFHDAGSYTREYSYESNEAPFTGMNFKVSELTGAVLHAQLPKLDPLISRLRARYPIMVKHLSKTNKLRVSPHNDPENAAGLTVILDTAEDAKKFAQNRGVDRLIDTGRHVYTNWRPIMTQRTFDDRMNPWKWAKRDIQYSEDMCSKTLDILSRTCRVSLGPQYPIPFMEWRGRSLLKAVS, from the coding sequence ATGCCGCGCGTTGGATTCTCGGAGTGGCTCGCGTTAACGAAGGTAGTCGCTCGCGGTCAGCTGTTGCGTTACCGCGGAGGCGAGCAAGGCTACACAACCCAGTTCGAGCAAAATCTCGAAAAGCAAATCGGCGTCAAGCACGCCCTGACGGTGAACAGCGGAACAAGCGCGCTGATCTCGGCGCTCGCAGCCGCAGGTATAGGTCCCGGTGACGAGGTCCTCGTTCCCGCCTATACGTGGGTGGCGACCGCGATCGCCCCGCTCATGGTCGGCGCTGTCCCGATCGTCGTCGACGTCAACGAAAGCCTGACGATCGACCCGGAAGACATCAAGCGGAAGATCACGCCCTACACCAAGGCGATCATGCCTGTTCACATGCTCAATCTGGTGTGTGACATGGACTCGATCGTGGCGATCGCTCGCGAGCATCGGCTCAAGATCATTGAAGACGCATGTCAGGCTGTCGGGCTGACCTACAAAGGACGTCGCGTCGGCACGATCGGCGACGCCGGCGCGTATAGTTTCAACCAATTCAAGAACCTCAATTCTGGCGAGGGCGGCGCGGTTCTGACCAATGATGACCGTCTCTTTACCCGCGCTCGAATGTTCCACGATGCCGGGAGCTACACGCGGGAATACTCTTACGAGTCCAACGAAGCGCCCTTCACCGGCATGAACTTCAAGGTCTCGGAGCTGACTGGCGCGGTCCTTCACGCACAGCTGCCCAAGCTCGACCCCCTGATTTCTCGCCTGCGCGCTCGCTACCCGATCATGGTGAAGCACTTATCCAAGACCAATAAGCTCCGGGTCTCGCCGCACAACGATCCGGAAAACGCCGCCGGACTGACGGTGATTCTCGACACAGCGGAAGACGCCAAGAAGTTCGCGCAGAACCGGGGTGTCGATCGGCTGATCGACACCGGCCGCCACGTCTATACCAATTGGCGGCCGATCATGACCCAGCGCACCTTCGATGACCGGATGAATCCGTGGAAGTGGGCCAAACGAGACATCCAATACTCGGAAGATATGTGCAGCAAGACTCTCGACATCCTGTCGCGAACCTGCCGCGTGTCTCTTGGGCCGCAATACCCGATTCCGTTCATGGAATGGCGCGGACGGTCCCTCCTCAAGGCGGTGTCCTAG